From Pararhodobacter zhoushanensis, the proteins below share one genomic window:
- a CDS encoding BMP family lipoprotein — protein sequence MKLTRTLFGATAVLALMTGAALADPALIYDLGGKFDKSFNEAAFGGAERWAAETGGTYRDIEMQSEAQREQALRRLAESGSNPIVMTGFAFSSVLEQVAPDYPDTTFAIIDGYVDAPNVRNINFSEHEGSYLVGMLAAMASETGTVSFVGGMDIPLIRRFACGYAQGAVAANADVNVIVNYTGTTPAAWNDPVRGGEITSAQISQGSDVVYAAAGGTGVGVLQTAADSGILSIGVDSNQNYMHPGQVLTSMLKRVDNAVFDVFSAGTDVETGSFVMDLASGGVGWALDENNESLITEDMRAAMAAAEASIASGETVVHDYTSDNSCPVSVD from the coding sequence ATGAAACTGACCCGCACCCTCTTCGGCGCGACCGCTGTTCTGGCTCTGATGACCGGCGCTGCGCTTGCCGATCCGGCCCTGATTTACGATCTTGGCGGTAAGTTCGACAAATCCTTTAACGAAGCCGCTTTTGGCGGGGCCGAGCGTTGGGCTGCCGAAACCGGCGGCACCTACCGCGACATCGAGATGCAGTCCGAAGCCCAGCGTGAGCAGGCGCTGCGTCGTCTGGCGGAATCGGGATCGAACCCAATCGTGATGACCGGCTTTGCCTTCAGCTCGGTGCTCGAGCAGGTCGCGCCTGACTATCCCGACACCACCTTTGCGATCATCGACGGCTATGTCGATGCGCCCAACGTGCGCAACATCAACTTCAGCGAGCACGAAGGCTCGTATCTGGTGGGCATGCTGGCCGCGATGGCCTCGGAAACCGGCACCGTCAGCTTCGTCGGCGGCATGGACATTCCGCTGATCCGTCGTTTCGCCTGTGGCTATGCGCAGGGCGCCGTGGCGGCGAATGCGGATGTCAACGTGATCGTCAACTACACCGGCACCACCCCGGCTGCCTGGAACGACCCGGTGCGCGGCGGTGAGATCACCTCGGCGCAGATCAGCCAGGGGTCGGACGTTGTCTATGCTGCTGCTGGCGGCACCGGTGTGGGCGTGCTGCAGACCGCCGCCGACAGCGGCATTCTGTCGATCGGCGTGGACAGCAACCAGAACTACATGCACCCGGGTCAGGTTCTGACCTCGATGCTCAAGCGCGTCGACAACGCCGTGTTTGACGTGTTCTCGGCCGGGACGGACGTTGAGACCGGCTCGTTCGTGATGGACCTCGCCTCGGGTGGCGTGGGCTGGGCGCTGGACGAGAACAACGAGTCGCTGATCACCGAAGACATGCGCGCCGCGATGGCCGCTGCCGAGGCGTCGATCGCATCGGGTGAGACGGTTGTTCATGACTATACGTCGGACAACTCGTGCCCTGTCTCGGTTGACTGA
- the tsaB gene encoding tRNA (adenosine(37)-N6)-threonylcarbamoyltransferase complex dimerization subunit type 1 TsaB, with translation MPSDTVLGFDSSGGWIAAALIRGDTVLAERFTPLAKGQGEALMPALKALLVEAGVDWSDLAAIGAGIGPGNFTGIRITTAAARGLALGLGIPAIGVNRFEALALDGPDLPTVVPALRGQVWVQTHGQPPALTDTPRPPVSATV, from the coding sequence TTGCCGTCTGATACCGTCCTTGGCTTCGACAGCTCGGGCGGCTGGATCGCCGCGGCCCTGATCCGCGGCGATACCGTACTGGCCGAGCGTTTCACGCCGCTGGCCAAAGGGCAGGGCGAGGCGCTGATGCCTGCGCTCAAGGCCCTTCTGGTTGAGGCGGGCGTCGACTGGTCCGACCTCGCTGCCATCGGGGCGGGCATCGGGCCGGGCAATTTTACCGGCATCCGCATCACCACCGCCGCCGCGCGCGGGCTGGCGCTGGGGCTGGGCATCCCGGCGATCGGGGTGAACCGGTTCGAGGCGCTCGCGCTCGATGGCCCCGACCTGCCCACCGTCGTCCCCGCCCTGCGCGGCCAGGTCTGGGTCCAGACCCACGGCCAGCCCCCGGCGCTGACCGACACCCCCCGGCCACCGGTATCGGCGACGGTCTGA
- a CDS encoding GNAT family N-acetyltransferase produces the protein MTIRAMTPEDLELVLAWAAVEGWNPGLDDAKAFHAADPTGFLIKEIAGEPIAAISVVNHDPGFAFLGLYLCKPAFRGRGHGIEVWRAGIAHAGTRSIGLDGVPDQQENYARSGFVKTGATIRYEGHITPIADPRIHPASPGDSAALVAFDARACGITRTAFATGWFGPSPTRQTRVLRDGAEIAGFATFRRCRLGSKIGPVYARSATDARALLAANPFATAGEPCFVDVLNPDAPLATMLTSLGFEATFETARMFSGAEPATDPARFQAIATMELG, from the coding sequence ATGACCATCCGTGCGATGACCCCTGAGGATCTGGAGCTTGTGCTGGCTTGGGCCGCTGTTGAGGGTTGGAACCCCGGACTGGACGACGCAAAGGCGTTCCATGCGGCCGATCCGACGGGCTTTCTGATCAAGGAAATCGCCGGGGAACCCATCGCCGCGATCTCGGTCGTCAATCATGATCCCGGTTTTGCCTTTCTTGGCCTCTATCTTTGCAAGCCTGCGTTTCGGGGCCGGGGACATGGGATCGAGGTTTGGCGCGCCGGGATTGCCCATGCGGGAACCCGCAGCATCGGATTGGACGGGGTGCCAGACCAGCAGGAAAACTATGCCCGGTCGGGCTTTGTCAAAACGGGCGCCACCATCCGGTACGAGGGCCACATCACCCCGATCGCGGACCCACGTATCCACCCGGCGTCACCGGGCGATAGCGCGGCCTTGGTAGCCTTTGACGCGCGGGCATGCGGCATAACCCGCACCGCGTTTGCCACTGGCTGGTTTGGCCCGTCACCGACGCGGCAGACTCGGGTGTTGAGGGATGGCGCGGAGATCGCCGGGTTCGCCACCTTCCGCCGCTGCCGGCTGGGCAGCAAGATCGGTCCGGTTTACGCACGATCCGCCACTGACGCACGCGCGCTTCTGGCCGCCAATCCCTTCGCCACCGCCGGTGAGCCCTGCTTTGTCGATGTCCTGAACCCCGACGCACCCCTTGCTACGATGCTCACGTCGCTCGGTTTTGAGGCAACATTTGAAACCGCCAGAATGTTCAGCGGGGCTGAACCTGCAACCGATCCGGCCCGGTTTCAGGCGATAGCGACCATGGAGCTTGGCTGA
- a CDS encoding AraC family transcriptional regulator, with translation MPLFSIATSELDTRSRVAGFQDTVAELCRLEFTPDSLEGFRSSTAIGVLPEVMLGWGRHSPCRAVRTAELAASGSDNVMVHFPRSGAFRMQQTGGAEVICEPGQIYIDPNETAGVSRFLADRTDVFYISLPRPLVAGLRGINDQLRTRLDLTPQWRLLQRYGEALFEDLQELTPDQLALSSAHLHDLALSAFSTRDPGPLPGTMAARLRLIKEDIAGLLHHPDLSPGLVAARHGISTRYLRMMFAEEKSSFRAHVLEARLRRAHAALSAGESAGQAISDIAGAAGFSDLSWFNQCYRRRFGQTPRETRTEAVLAVRSRHTAWRRRGVFTTATEAVRWRRVFPPGPVSCRPAQDVRPFAR, from the coding sequence ATGCCCCTATTTTCCATCGCAACTTCAGAGCTGGATACACGGTCCCGTGTCGCGGGTTTTCAGGACACGGTGGCCGAGCTGTGCCGTCTCGAATTCACGCCTGACAGTCTTGAAGGGTTTCGGTCCTCGACGGCGATTGGCGTCTTGCCTGAGGTGATGCTGGGCTGGGGGCGGCATTCACCGTGCCGGGCCGTTCGCACCGCCGAACTGGCGGCGTCGGGGTCGGACAATGTCATGGTCCACTTCCCCCGCAGCGGCGCGTTCCGCATGCAACAGACCGGCGGCGCAGAGGTGATCTGCGAGCCGGGCCAGATCTATATCGACCCGAATGAAACCGCCGGGGTTTCGCGCTTTCTGGCGGACAGGACGGATGTCTTCTACATCTCGCTGCCGCGCCCGCTGGTGGCCGGGCTGCGGGGGATCAACGATCAGCTGAGAACCCGCCTTGATCTCACCCCGCAATGGCGACTGCTTCAACGCTATGGCGAGGCGCTGTTTGAGGATCTGCAAGAGCTGACACCCGATCAGCTGGCGCTGTCGTCAGCGCATCTGCACGATCTGGCGCTCTCGGCGTTCAGCACGCGTGACCCGGGGCCGTTGCCCGGAACGATGGCCGCGCGGTTGCGGTTGATCAAGGAGGATATCGCGGGCCTGTTGCACCACCCTGACCTGTCGCCGGGGCTTGTCGCTGCGCGGCACGGGATCTCGACGCGCTATCTGCGGATGATGTTCGCCGAGGAAAAGTCGAGCTTCCGCGCGCATGTTCTGGAAGCGCGTCTGCGTCGCGCCCATGCTGCCCTTTCGGCCGGCGAATCCGCCGGGCAGGCGATTTCCGACATCGCCGGTGCGGCCGGGTTTTCCGACCTGTCATGGTTCAACCAATGCTACCGGCGTCGTTTCGGCCAAACCCCGCGCGAGACGCGGACCGAAGCGGTTCTGGCCGTGCGGAGCCGCCACACGGCCTGGCGTCGTCGCGGGGTGTTCACAACTGCGACAGAAGCGGTGCGCTGGCGGCGGGTGTTTCCGCCCGGCCCTGTTTCCTGCCGTCCAGCCCAAGACGTGCGTCCCTTCGCCCGCTAG
- a CDS encoding GNAT family N-acetyltransferase → MTLKASGAAGETLPPQPPTRYPRRMTPDALATLHGRCFTAPPPWSARSFANLLDSPFTFLTHDPQGRAFALGRVIAGEAELLTLATDPDARRQGLARAQLAAFDAGAKARGAGTAFLEVAEDNTAARALYEGAGWVQTGRRPAYYVAVDGRSVAALILCKSLA, encoded by the coding sequence ATGACGCTGAAAGCGTCAGGGGCCGCGGGCGAAACCCTTCCCCCGCAGCCCCCGACGCGCTATCCCCGCCGCATGACCCCTGACGCGCTTGCCACTCTGCACGGCCGCTGTTTCACCGCGCCCCCGCCGTGGAGCGCGCGCAGTTTTGCCAATCTGCTCGACAGCCCCTTTACCTTTCTCACCCACGATCCGCAGGGCCGCGCCTTCGCGCTGGGCCGGGTCATTGCCGGAGAGGCCGAGCTGCTCACCCTCGCCACCGATCCCGATGCGCGCCGACAGGGCCTTGCGCGCGCGCAGCTGGCCGCGTTTGACGCAGGCGCAAAGGCGCGCGGGGCCGGGACCGCGTTTCTTGAGGTCGCCGAGGACAATACCGCCGCCCGCGCGCTGTATGAGGGGGCCGGATGGGTGCAGACCGGGCGCAGACCGGCGTATTACGTCGCTGTCGACGGGCGCAGTGTCGCCGCATTGATCCTTTGCAAGTCGCTCGCCTGA
- a CDS encoding vWA domain-containing protein: protein MIRPSRLLAGLCLATVLSTPALAERVSVLVFDASGSMWNRVEGDQSRVEVARDVISDYFASRDAAVPLSVIAYGHNRRGDCRDIEIVAPMGQGTPAELERRLRGLMPRGMTPLTDSLALARDQIPPTAEAADIILVTDGLETCEGDPCALAATLAAEGIDIRAHVVGFGLSRVELEGLSCITEQTGGMMFDTNSGAELADALRQVSTAELIPAPEPEPAPAPAPEAVFDIGDRAEAGFAYAIRWNGEATNVDYMGFVPQGESDATVGPAYGTIGGTSRQPHNPVRLTAPREPGPYDLILRTARDGVIARQAIEVVAPHIGFEAVGSVEPGSRVRFAFRGPERVEERIVIARPGDPLDAQIGDWGYALHKNGVITLTVPQEPGAYEIRYLARGRSEILFARGFGVGVPFVDDDLTTAAGLAASAAAATQGDASQDDIGAVSATFRLPDGVQDSAVSWDGIPLDPDMAPEAWAPVETGRAVSGLFEPGRWRITARAPGEVVYSADVAIFPGQPNDITLSVVEDALEGALAGGWTVWAIPPRAVDDQPMTMARVMLRLTDERQDYTGQIKPGPGMGPDAVPGDLLSVVIEDDTLSIAFAQPRIAPEPLRLALSPQGAGFVGTLFAGPERLPVAFWPEAVPQDLPLWRDAAFGPDSPATQDPSDGAESAFRCTEARCAVTLDGLTATLEQGWSMTPPAWVGATAGAHPLSAPRVDFYGPGGASLHLNPHQWLVSNGPCLATAAGPLCRFHDSPTAAAEPLAQSLALVARKGAVRLRLRSRGLSRFRCPRGLMPMRSLTFSFPA, encoded by the coding sequence ATGATCCGCCCCTCTCGACTTCTGGCCGGGCTTTGCCTTGCCACGGTCCTGTCCACCCCGGCCCTCGCCGAACGGGTCTCGGTTCTGGTCTTCGACGCCTCGGGTTCGATGTGGAACCGGGTCGAGGGCGACCAGAGCCGGGTCGAAGTCGCCCGCGACGTCATCAGCGACTATTTCGCCAGCCGGGACGCAGCGGTGCCGCTTTCGGTCATCGCGTATGGCCACAACCGGCGCGGCGATTGTCGCGATATCGAGATCGTGGCCCCGATGGGGCAGGGGACACCGGCCGAGCTGGAACGCCGTCTGCGCGGGCTGATGCCACGGGGCATGACACCGCTGACCGACAGTCTGGCGCTGGCGCGCGACCAGATCCCGCCGACGGCCGAGGCGGCGGACATCATCCTTGTCACCGACGGGTTGGAAACCTGCGAGGGCGATCCCTGCGCCTTGGCCGCGACGCTGGCCGCCGAGGGGATCGACATCCGCGCGCATGTGGTGGGTTTCGGCCTGAGCCGGGTGGAGCTTGAGGGACTGTCGTGCATCACCGAGCAGACCGGCGGGATGATGTTCGACACCAATTCCGGCGCGGAACTGGCCGATGCCTTGCGGCAGGTCAGTACGGCTGAGCTCATCCCCGCGCCGGAACCGGAACCCGCACCCGCACCCGCACCCGAAGCGGTTTTCGACATCGGCGACCGGGCCGAGGCAGGGTTCGCCTATGCGATCCGCTGGAATGGCGAGGCGACCAACGTCGATTACATGGGCTTCGTGCCGCAAGGCGAGAGCGACGCCACGGTGGGCCCGGCCTATGGCACGATCGGCGGCACCTCGCGCCAGCCGCACAACCCGGTCCGTCTCACGGCACCAAGGGAGCCCGGGCCCTATGACCTGATCCTGCGCACGGCACGTGACGGGGTCATCGCGCGGCAGGCCATTGAGGTTGTGGCACCTCATATCGGGTTCGAGGCCGTGGGCTCGGTCGAGCCGGGAAGCCGGGTACGCTTTGCGTTCCGGGGGCCTGAGCGTGTCGAGGAACGCATCGTCATCGCCCGGCCCGGCGACCCGCTGGACGCGCAGATCGGCGATTGGGGCTATGCGTTGCACAAGAACGGCGTGATCACCCTGACCGTGCCGCAAGAGCCCGGCGCCTACGAGATCCGCTACCTGGCGCGGGGTCGGTCCGAGATCCTGTTTGCGCGCGGGTTCGGCGTGGGCGTGCCCTTCGTGGACGACGACCTTACAACCGCCGCAGGGCTTGCGGCCTCGGCGGCGGCGGCCACGCAGGGCGATGCGTCGCAGGATGACATCGGCGCGGTGTCTGCGACCTTCCGCCTGCCAGATGGTGTGCAAGACAGCGCCGTGTCGTGGGACGGGATCCCGCTTGACCCGGACATGGCGCCCGAGGCCTGGGCACCGGTGGAGACCGGGCGCGCCGTTTCGGGCCTGTTCGAGCCGGGCCGCTGGCGCATCACCGCCCGCGCGCCGGGCGAGGTGGTCTATTCCGCCGACGTCGCGATCTTTCCCGGCCAGCCCAATGACATCACGCTGTCCGTGGTAGAGGACGCGCTGGAGGGGGCCCTTGCCGGTGGCTGGACGGTCTGGGCGATTCCACCGCGCGCCGTTGATGATCAGCCGATGACCATGGCGCGGGTCATGCTGCGGCTTACCGACGAGCGGCAGGACTACACCGGCCAGATAAAACCCGGCCCCGGGATGGGGCCGGACGCGGTGCCGGGCGACCTGCTTTCGGTCGTGATCGAGGATGACACCCTGTCCATCGCGTTCGCGCAGCCCCGCATCGCGCCCGAGCCGCTGCGCCTTGCGCTCTCGCCTCAGGGTGCGGGGTTTGTGGGCACCCTTTTTGCCGGTCCTGAACGTCTGCCGGTGGCTTTCTGGCCCGAGGCGGTGCCGCAAGACCTGCCGCTCTGGCGCGATGCGGCCTTCGGGCCTGATAGCCCTGCGACACAAGACCCGTCCGACGGGGCCGAGAGTGCCTTTCGCTGCACCGAGGCCCGCTGCGCGGTGACCCTCGACGGGCTGACGGCGACGCTGGAACAGGGCTGGTCGATGACGCCACCCGCCTGGGTCGGCGCGACAGCCGGGGCGCATCCGCTCTCAGCGCCCCGGGTCGATTTCTACGGCCCGGGCGGGGCAAGCCTGCATCTCAACCCGCATCAATGGCTGGTCAGCAACGGCCCGTGCCTCGCGACGGCGGCGGGGCCTCTCTGCCGCTTCCACGACAGTCCCACCGCTGCCGCCGAACCGCTCGCGCAATCGCTTGCCCTTGTGGCGCGCAAGGGGGCGGTGCGCCTGCGCCTGCGCAGCCGGGGCTTGTCCCGGTTCCGCTGCCCGAGGGGCTTGATGCCGATGCGCTCCTTGACCTTCTCCTTCCCGGCCTGA
- a CDS encoding NifU family protein: protein MFIQTESTPNPATLKFLPGQDVLGQGTADFPEAAAASASPLARAIFAAPGVTGVFLGADFITVTKAEANDWSHVKPAILGAILEHFQSGRPAIEGEAEAAHAVQEGPDGEIVDQIKELLDTRVRPAVAQDGGDITFHGFDRGVVYLHMKGACAGCPSSTMTLKMGIENLLRHYIPEVTEVRQVAV from the coding sequence ATGTTCATCCAAACCGAATCCACCCCGAACCCCGCCACGCTGAAATTCCTGCCGGGGCAGGACGTCCTCGGCCAGGGAACGGCTGATTTCCCCGAGGCTGCCGCCGCCAGCGCCTCGCCGCTGGCCCGCGCGATCTTCGCCGCACCCGGCGTGACCGGCGTGTTCCTGGGGGCTGACTTCATCACCGTCACCAAGGCCGAGGCCAATGACTGGTCGCATGTAAAACCCGCCATCCTGGGCGCGATCCTTGAGCATTTCCAATCCGGCCGCCCCGCGATCGAGGGTGAGGCCGAAGCGGCCCATGCCGTGCAGGAAGGCCCGGACGGCGAGATCGTCGATCAGATCAAGGAATTGCTCGATACCCGCGTGCGCCCGGCTGTGGCGCAGGACGGCGGCGACATCACTTTCCACGGTTTCGACCGGGGCGTGGTCTATCTGCACATGAAGGGCGCCTGCGCGGGCTGCCCGTCGTCAACGATGACGCTGAAAATGGGCATCGAGAACCTGCTGCGCCACTATATCCCCGAAGTGACCGAGGTCCGGCAGGTTGCCGTCTGA